The Actinomadura sp. WMMB 499 genome includes a window with the following:
- a CDS encoding ABC transporter ATP-binding protein: protein MTLLTVEDLHTEIATPRGPLKAVDGVSFTVGAGEMFGVVGESGSGKSVLGRTVMGLYTTGPDMAVSGRVVLDGADVHALAPAERRKLWGARVGMVFQDPGTALNPVKKVGRHLTEGLRRHGHSRAAARARAEELLRLTGIPEPRRRLDQYPHELSGGMRQRVVIAMALAGEPALLIADEPTTALDVTVQKQILDLLGRLQSELGTAIVLISHNLAVVAGRADRVAVMYAGRLAELAPARPLFDDPRHPYTEALLASIPHLHDPPHTTLRTIDGAPPNMADPPPGCRFAPRCGHATGVCRADTPPLVPAGDRAFACHHPRGGA from the coding sequence ATGACCCTTCTCACCGTCGAGGACCTGCACACCGAGATCGCCACCCCGCGCGGGCCGCTCAAGGCCGTGGACGGCGTGTCCTTCACCGTCGGCGCGGGCGAGATGTTCGGCGTCGTCGGCGAGTCCGGCTCCGGCAAATCGGTGCTCGGCCGCACCGTCATGGGCCTCTACACCACCGGCCCGGACATGGCCGTGTCCGGACGGGTCGTGCTGGACGGCGCCGACGTGCACGCCCTCGCCCCCGCCGAACGCCGCAAGCTGTGGGGCGCCCGCGTCGGCATGGTGTTCCAGGACCCCGGAACCGCCCTCAACCCGGTCAAGAAGGTCGGCCGGCACCTCACCGAGGGCCTGCGCCGCCACGGGCACTCCCGCGCCGCCGCCCGCGCCCGCGCCGAGGAACTGCTCCGCCTCACCGGCATCCCCGAACCGCGCCGCCGCCTCGACCAGTACCCGCACGAGCTGTCCGGCGGCATGCGGCAGCGCGTCGTCATCGCGATGGCCCTCGCCGGCGAGCCCGCCCTGCTCATCGCCGACGAGCCCACCACCGCCCTCGACGTCACCGTGCAGAAGCAGATCCTCGACCTGCTCGGCCGGTTGCAGTCCGAACTCGGCACCGCGATCGTCCTGATCAGCCACAACCTCGCCGTCGTCGCGGGCCGCGCCGACCGCGTCGCCGTCATGTACGCGGGCCGCCTCGCCGAACTCGCGCCCGCCCGCCCCCTGTTCGACGACCCCCGCCACCCGTACACCGAGGCGCTCCTCGCCTCGATCCCCCACCTGCACGACCCGCCGCACACCACCCTGCGGACGATCGACGGCGCCCCGCCGAACATGGCCGATCCACCGCCCGGCTGCCGCTTCGCGCCCCGCTGCGGTCACGCGACC